One Megasphaera elsdenii DSM 20460 genomic window carries:
- a CDS encoding sigma-70 family RNA polymerase sigma factor — protein MTLRHCVREAQNGNHEATLFLLGQFSPLIKKQVKKYNGYYQSVEEAISTAHAAACRCIFEFDLTKPGNVERQMMACIHNTFEREGYHKEKYDQRIQKNIIHNAEVTDLPVDCMAPLSQCPEYRCIEKDIHRLIQEALDDLSEKERHFIILHFFNGHSYRKIGRIYHRDESLIRRTAKRGLAKLRVRLAELRD, from the coding sequence ATGACATTGCGACACTGCGTGCGCGAAGCACAGAACGGAAATCACGAAGCGACACTGTTTTTGTTGGGGCAATTTTCACCGCTCATCAAAAAACAGGTCAAAAAGTATAACGGCTATTATCAATCCGTTGAAGAAGCTATCTCGACGGCTCATGCTGCGGCGTGCCGATGTATTTTTGAATTTGACCTGACCAAGCCGGGTAATGTCGAACGGCAGATGATGGCCTGTATTCACAATACCTTTGAACGGGAAGGCTATCACAAGGAAAAATACGACCAACGGATACAGAAGAACATCATCCATAACGCGGAAGTCACGGATTTGCCTGTCGACTGCATGGCGCCGTTGTCGCAGTGTCCCGAATATCGCTGTATCGAGAAGGACATACACAGGCTGATTCAGGAAGCCTTGGACGACTTGTCCGAAAAAGAAAGGCATTTCATCATCCTCCATTTTTTCAATGGCCATTCCTATCGGAAAATAGGCCGCATCTACCATCGGGATGAAAGCCTCATCCGGCGGACCGCTAAGCGGGGCCTGGCAAAATTGCGCGTCAGGCTGGCCGAATTGAGGGACTGA
- a CDS encoding DUF2922 domain-containing protein, whose product MAIKSETKTLQLTFVDGISKNVSYSISNPKADLTKATVDTAAKAIVDSKIFATTEGGNLTALKSSQIVTRKVETLE is encoded by the coding sequence ATGGCCATCAAATCGGAAACGAAAACGTTACAGCTCACCTTTGTTGATGGAATCAGCAAAAATGTTAGCTACTCCATTTCCAATCCGAAAGCGGACTTGACGAAAGCTACCGTCGATACAGCCGCCAAAGCCATCGTCGACAGCAAAATATTTGCTACGACGGAAGGCGGCAATTTGACAGCACTCAAGTCGAGCCAGATTGTAACCCGTAAAGTCGAAACGCTCGAATAA
- a CDS encoding DUF1659 domain-containing protein, which produces MAAERKAISGKLKLVISYNDENDNLCEKSVQMRNLVTGVEPANVITAVNAIGTLYEDPITGIHEIVENEITA; this is translated from the coding sequence ATGGCAGCAGAACGCAAAGCGATTTCCGGCAAGTTAAAGCTGGTCATCAGCTACAACGACGAAAATGATAATCTGTGCGAAAAATCCGTACAGATGCGTAACCTCGTCACTGGTGTCGAACCGGCCAACGTCATCACGGCCGTCAACGCCATCGGTACGCTGTACGAAGATCCCATCACGGGCATCCACGAAATCGTCGAAAACGAAATCACAGCGTAA
- a CDS encoding N-acetylmuramoyl-L-alanine amidase family protein — MKVYLNAGHDRQLDPGAVNRRLNLRECDAAYELALGVQQYLERNGIAVVFGQDDDLYHICDQANQAECDLFVSIHFNAYNGRASGTETLISGSTGSLMLGHCIQTNLKAVLNLPNRGLKERPGLFVLRNTVMPAVLVEVCFIDNDFDWRRYDAHRDEAARAIATGIIQYPHQMQGAQAA; from the coding sequence ATGAAAGTATATCTCAATGCCGGGCACGACCGGCAACTTGATCCGGGCGCCGTCAATCGCCGCCTGAATCTGCGTGAATGTGATGCAGCCTATGAATTAGCCCTGGGCGTCCAGCAATATTTAGAACGAAATGGAATAGCCGTCGTCTTTGGTCAGGACGATGACCTCTATCATATCTGTGACCAAGCCAACCAGGCAGAATGTGATCTCTTTGTATCCATTCACTTCAACGCCTATAACGGTAGGGCCAGCGGCACGGAAACCTTGATTTCCGGGTCCACCGGCAGCCTCATGCTGGGGCATTGTATCCAGACCAATTTAAAAGCTGTCCTCAACCTGCCCAACCGGGGACTCAAAGAACGGCCAGGACTCTTTGTCCTGCGAAATACGGTCATGCCTGCCGTCCTCGTCGAAGTCTGCTTCATCGATAACGACTTCGACTGGCGCCGCTACGACGCCCACCGCGACGAAGCGGCCCGGGCCATCGCGACAGGCATCATACAGTACCCGCACCAGATGCAGGGCGCCCAGGCGGCATAA
- a CDS encoding phage replisome organizer N-terminal domain-containing protein: MKKLQWLKTRTGLFSDPRILCLMNQANGDSYIVLWFFLKDMAGTVNDNGLVYVSGQEAMTTQLIAKCLHRRRPFIEKGLALLEKLELIERDGNGMIRIAIWNELQDFQRDERKREQTKERVRRYRERQRLAQPSDKAMDTEAASPVIEQNVYEGEPVTTPKAMRDYASVQKYQTLFGPMQGDFARQLVDLETAWGSEATCIAIELAHENGVNNIKYIQAILKNSNGHPMKKEDAYERKQRECYEHLDAVLHEARREKLQRLQAEDARRNAARNDDGSGSGISFASLVKTM, encoded by the coding sequence ATGAAGAAGCTGCAATGGCTTAAAACCAGGACGGGACTGTTTTCGGACCCCCGCATTTTATGTCTGATGAATCAAGCGAACGGCGATTCGTATATCGTGTTATGGTTTTTCCTGAAGGACATGGCCGGAACGGTTAACGACAACGGCCTTGTCTACGTATCGGGCCAGGAAGCCATGACGACGCAGCTCATTGCCAAGTGCCTGCACCGTCGCCGGCCGTTTATCGAAAAAGGATTAGCTTTGTTAGAAAAACTGGAGCTCATCGAACGTGACGGAAACGGCATGATCCGCATTGCTATCTGGAATGAACTGCAGGACTTCCAGCGTGACGAGAGGAAGCGGGAGCAGACAAAAGAACGGGTCCGCCGTTACCGTGAGAGGCAGCGGCTGGCTCAGCCGTCAGATAAAGCGATGGATACAGAAGCCGCTTCACCCGTGATAGAACAAAATGTTTATGAAGGTGAGCCCGTGACGACGCCGAAAGCCATGCGGGATTATGCGTCAGTCCAAAAATACCAGACCCTTTTCGGGCCTATGCAGGGGGATTTTGCCCGGCAGCTGGTCGATTTGGAAACTGCATGGGGCAGTGAAGCAACGTGTATCGCTATCGAACTGGCCCATGAAAATGGGGTCAACAACATCAAGTATATACAGGCTATCTTGAAGAACAGCAACGGCCATCCTATGAAGAAGGAGGACGCTTATGAACGTAAACAGAGAGAATGTTACGAACACCTTGATGCGGTGTTACATGAAGCCCGGAGAGAGAAATTGCAACGACTACAAGCTGAAGATGCTCGAAGAAATGCTGCCCGAAACGATGACGGCTCAGGAAGCGGAATCTCTTTTGCATCGCTTGTTAAAACGATGTAA
- a CDS encoding IS3 family transposase produces the protein MTIAIYRSVQEEAENAHQAERRFSVSGVLSELDVSSSGYYDWAARKPSKQAQHRKEMKKKIQTIYDDSKQIYGAPKIAQVMQQNGDSISERTVGVYMRQMGIQACWVKHYTVTTRNSDFDVALVNILQECFNPEEPDQVWCSDITYIWTAEGFVYLESIMDLFSRKIIAWNLARNLDVAGIVKMLQEAKQCRKPGQLLVIHSDRGCQYVSQAYIRETSQMRRSYSKKGYPWDNACIESFHSLIKREWLNRFKIQNYQQAYLLVFEYINTFYNTVRIHSHCNYMSPDDYEKLYADFQKHNMRLGI, from the coding sequence ATGACCATTGCCATCTATCGCAGTGTCCAGGAAGAAGCCGAAAATGCCCATCAGGCAGAACGTCGTTTTTCGGTGTCCGGAGTGCTTTCTGAACTCGACGTTTCTTCTTCAGGATATTATGACTGGGCGGCGCGCAAACCATCGAAACAGGCCCAGCACCGCAAGGAGATGAAGAAAAAGATTCAAACTATCTACGACGATTCCAAGCAGATTTACGGAGCCCCGAAGATTGCCCAAGTTATGCAGCAGAACGGGGACAGTATCTCTGAACGCACAGTTGGCGTATACATGCGGCAAATGGGCATTCAGGCCTGCTGGGTAAAGCATTACACCGTAACGACCCGTAACAGTGACTTTGACGTGGCGCTGGTGAATATCCTTCAGGAATGCTTCAATCCTGAAGAACCGGATCAAGTATGGTGCAGCGACATCACCTATATCTGGACAGCTGAAGGTTTCGTCTATTTGGAAAGCATTATGGATTTGTTCTCCAGGAAAATCATCGCCTGGAATCTGGCCCGTAATCTGGACGTCGCCGGCATCGTCAAGATGCTGCAGGAAGCCAAACAATGCCGGAAACCCGGACAGCTGTTGGTTATCCATTCGGACCGTGGCTGCCAGTATGTTTCGCAGGCATATATTCGGGAGACATCCCAAATGCGCCGCAGCTATTCGAAGAAAGGCTATCCATGGGACAATGCCTGCATCGAATCCTTCCACTCCCTGATTAAACGGGAATGGCTCAATCGCTTCAAGATTCAAAATTATCAGCAAGCGTACTTGTTGGTGTTTGAATACATCAATACCTTTTACAACACCGTACGCATTCATAGCCATTGCAACTACATGTCACCGGATGACTATGAAAAGCTGTATGCTGATTTCCAGAAACATAATATGCGTCTGGGAATCTAA
- a CDS encoding transposase, which produces MAKFNKEFKINAVKYYHEHRELGLVGCATNLGIAPQTLSRWQKQLKDNGEMPYRGSGNYASDEAKEIARLQRELRDAKDALNVLKKAISILDK; this is translated from the coding sequence ATGGCAAAATTCAACAAAGAATTCAAAATCAACGCAGTTAAATATTATCATGAACATCGGGAACTCGGCTTGGTTGGCTGTGCTACGAATCTAGGTATTGCTCCACAAACCTTGTCCCGTTGGCAAAAGCAGCTGAAGGACAATGGCGAAATGCCTTATCGTGGTTCCGGCAACTATGCTTCGGATGAAGCTAAGGAAATCGCCCGTCTGCAGCGTGAACTGCGGGATGCGAAGGATGCGTTGAATGTCCTAAAAAAAGCTATCAGCATTCTGGACAAATGA
- a CDS encoding ComF family protein — protein sequence MSLITHLFNLLYPPRCPACGALVARDGDWCPSCLAAVWHPRRINKPAAVRHLAACYCLADYRGAMRHILHDIKYNGKQGKCRACRVLLDRFPWPERFDRIDRVVPVPLAPEKLQRRGFNQAEALFRDWASVRWDWCDALQRLRPTKVQWQLCRDERKENVHDAFAVKETVPVQGKHILLVDDIFTTGATLEACAQALTKKGATSVTGLVIASGAP from the coding sequence ATGTCCCTGATTACACACCTTTTCAATCTCTTATACCCGCCGCGGTGTCCGGCCTGCGGGGCCCTGGTAGCCCGCGACGGCGACTGGTGCCCGTCCTGCCTGGCCGCTGTCTGGCATCCCCGGCGCATCAACAAGCCGGCGGCAGTGAGGCACCTCGCCGCTTGTTACTGCCTGGCCGATTACCGCGGCGCCATGCGCCACATCCTGCACGACATCAAATATAACGGCAAACAAGGGAAGTGCCGGGCCTGCAGGGTATTGCTCGACCGCTTTCCCTGGCCGGAACGGTTCGACCGCATCGACCGGGTCGTACCCGTCCCGCTGGCACCGGAAAAATTGCAGCGCCGCGGTTTTAACCAGGCCGAAGCCCTCTTTCGCGACTGGGCTTCGGTCCGCTGGGATTGGTGCGACGCCCTGCAGCGCCTGCGGCCGACGAAAGTCCAGTGGCAGCTCTGCCGGGACGAGCGGAAGGAGAATGTCCACGACGCCTTTGCCGTCAAAGAGACCGTCCCCGTCCAGGGAAAACACATCCTCCTCGTCGACGACATCTTCACGACCGGCGCGACCTTAGAAGCCTGTGCACAGGCGCTGACAAAAAAAGGCGCTACCAGCGTGACAGGACTCGTCATCGCCAGCGGCGCACCGTAA
- the recD2 gene encoding SF1B family DNA helicase RecD2, whose translation MEQIVVRGIAERLLFEAPDSDYRVFRLHDEADDATYTVTGHGTKPLVGDRLEIKGHWVQHKRYGRQFAADGWSRIIPESVDGIERFLGSGAVKGLGPALAHRVVAAFGKDTMKILERDPQRLLEVEGIGPKKLAVITESFYEEKQVNDIAYDLEQHGVAGRYAGRLLQKYGDDVHYVLTEEPYRMIAEIDGIGFKTADQMALAYGMDRQDPQRLSAGLTYVLQTMTQNGHVCIPDAELVRRAAFILQADALGLHDILKEAIEVGQLCTADFQGTVYVYTPEAYEEENYIARRIQDMAAMKPLPMKTHVQLFLDRWQDSCHFELADKQREAVEKSLESGMTVITGGPGTGKTTVVQTIIRLAEQEGLRILLCAPTGRAAKRLAETTQRKAKTIHRLLIPDGRQGRIQVFEYNETKLLPADLVIVDEVSMLDMEMMYHLLSALKPQCRCILVGDADQLPSVGAGAVLHDIIASGQVPVVRLDTIFRQQEGGRIVTNAHLINSGRLPVVNEDPEFRFVEIEDEAQGAEKISALYNSELLETGDKFAVQVLSPMYKNPCGVDNLNQLIQGRFNPPAEGKGELKGKNVIFRVGDKVMQKHNDYEKGVFNGDIGEIFAIQKDMVYVRYPEQDVKYEGQEVDEITLAYAITVHKSQGSEYHTVIMVLVNSHAIMLQRNLFYTAVTRAKRKVILVGSKRAVQTAVQNQRTSRRFTLLIPRLQGELIV comes from the coding sequence ATGGAACAGATTGTAGTACGAGGCATTGCGGAACGCCTCTTATTTGAAGCGCCCGACTCGGATTACCGCGTCTTCCGCCTTCATGACGAAGCCGACGACGCGACGTATACCGTCACCGGCCATGGGACGAAACCTCTTGTCGGCGACCGCCTGGAAATCAAGGGCCACTGGGTCCAGCATAAGCGCTATGGCCGCCAGTTCGCCGCCGACGGCTGGAGCCGCATCATCCCTGAATCGGTCGACGGCATCGAACGCTTCCTGGGAAGCGGTGCCGTCAAGGGACTGGGGCCGGCCCTGGCCCACCGCGTCGTCGCGGCCTTTGGCAAGGACACGATGAAGATATTGGAAAGGGACCCGCAGCGGCTCCTGGAAGTCGAAGGCATTGGCCCGAAGAAACTGGCCGTCATTACGGAGTCATTCTACGAAGAGAAACAGGTCAACGACATCGCCTACGACCTGGAACAGCATGGCGTCGCCGGGCGCTACGCCGGCAGGCTCTTGCAGAAATACGGTGACGACGTCCACTATGTCCTGACGGAAGAACCGTACCGCATGATCGCCGAAATCGACGGCATCGGTTTCAAGACGGCCGACCAGATGGCCCTGGCCTATGGCATGGACCGGCAGGACCCGCAGCGCCTCAGCGCCGGCCTGACCTATGTCTTGCAGACCATGACCCAGAACGGCCACGTCTGCATCCCCGATGCGGAATTGGTCCGCCGGGCGGCTTTCATCTTACAGGCCGATGCCCTGGGGCTGCACGATATCCTGAAGGAAGCGATCGAAGTGGGCCAGCTCTGTACGGCCGATTTCCAGGGGACCGTCTATGTCTATACGCCGGAAGCCTATGAAGAAGAAAATTATATTGCCCGGCGTATCCAGGACATGGCAGCCATGAAGCCCCTGCCCATGAAGACCCATGTCCAGCTCTTCCTCGACCGCTGGCAGGATTCGTGCCATTTTGAACTGGCCGATAAGCAGCGCGAAGCCGTCGAAAAATCGCTGGAATCGGGCATGACGGTCATCACCGGCGGTCCCGGGACGGGCAAGACGACTGTCGTCCAGACCATCATCCGCCTGGCCGAACAGGAAGGGCTGCGTATCCTCCTCTGTGCGCCGACCGGGCGGGCCGCCAAGCGCCTGGCCGAAACGACGCAGCGCAAGGCCAAGACCATTCACCGTCTGCTCATCCCCGACGGTCGTCAGGGACGGATCCAGGTCTTTGAATACAACGAAACCAAGCTGCTGCCGGCCGACCTGGTCATCGTCGATGAAGTCTCTATGCTCGACATGGAAATGATGTACCATCTCCTCAGTGCCTTGAAACCGCAGTGCCGCTGCATCCTCGTCGGCGACGCCGATCAGCTGCCGTCGGTCGGGGCCGGTGCCGTCCTGCATGACATCATCGCCTCGGGACAGGTCCCGGTCGTCCGCCTGGATACGATTTTCCGTCAGCAAGAAGGCGGGCGTATCGTGACCAATGCCCACCTCATCAACAGCGGCCGTCTGCCCGTCGTCAATGAAGACCCGGAATTTCGCTTCGTTGAAATCGAAGACGAAGCCCAGGGGGCCGAGAAGATAAGCGCCCTCTATAACAGCGAGCTCCTGGAAACGGGGGATAAGTTCGCCGTCCAGGTTCTGTCGCCGATGTACAAGAACCCTTGCGGCGTCGACAACCTCAATCAGCTCATCCAGGGGCGGTTCAACCCGCCGGCTGAAGGAAAAGGCGAGCTGAAGGGGAAGAACGTGATTTTCCGCGTCGGAGACAAGGTCATGCAGAAGCACAATGACTATGAAAAAGGCGTCTTCAACGGTGATATAGGGGAAATCTTTGCCATCCAGAAGGATATGGTCTATGTCCGCTATCCCGAACAGGACGTCAAGTACGAAGGGCAGGAAGTCGATGAGATTACCCTGGCCTATGCCATTACCGTCCACAAGAGCCAGGGCAGCGAATACCACACGGTCATCATGGTCCTGGTCAACAGCCATGCCATCATGCTCCAGCGTAATCTCTTTTATACGGCCGTCACCCGGGCCAAGCGGAAAGTCATCCTCGTCGGCAGCAAGCGGGCTGTCCAGACTGCCGTCCAGAACCAGCGCACGAGCCGCCGCTTCACGCTGCTCATTCCGCGCCTGCAAGGAGAGCTCATCGTCTAG
- a CDS encoding chorismate mutase: MDLEECRREIDVLDRDLTKILERRMQVVAEVAAYKKEHHMEIYDPRRERQVLDKIANLTVQKELSPYLRRIYQCIMDESKKYEREHMGL, from the coding sequence ATGGATTTAGAAGAATGTCGCCGGGAAATCGACGTATTGGACCGGGACTTGACGAAAATATTGGAACGGCGCATGCAGGTCGTCGCCGAAGTCGCCGCCTATAAGAAGGAACATCATATGGAAATCTACGACCCCCGTCGGGAACGGCAGGTCCTGGATAAAATCGCCAATTTGACGGTCCAGAAGGAATTGTCGCCGTATCTGCGGCGTATTTATCAGTGCATCATGGACGAAAGCAAGAAATACGAACGGGAGCATATGGGGCTGTGA
- a CDS encoding amino acid permease → MEETQQQQGLRRSLKARHMNMIAIGGAIGTGLFVAGGETVSSAGPGGALVAYALIGIMVYFLMTGLGEMASYLPVSGSFETYANRYVDKSLGFALGWNYWFNWAITVAAELVAGALIMKYWFPDVPAAIWSGLFLIILFVLNYLSTRSYGESEFIFAGIKVLTVLVFLFAGTLLILGLGPEPSPGFTNWTIGEAPFVGGFTAMLGIFMVAGFSFQGTEMIGIAAGESEDPEKNVPRAVHSIFWRILIFYLGAFTVIGFLIPYTDPNLLNTNIENISISPFTLVFERFGLAAAASIMNAVILTAVLSAGNSGLYVSTRMLYAMAETGQAPKCFLKLNKRGVPSYALFATVVFGLAAFLTSLIGEGKAYDWLVNISGMAGFITWIGIAICHFRFRRAYVAQGKDLKDLPYKATWFPFGPLLALIMCIIVTAGQNYSAFTGAEIDWYGASVAYIGIPVFLAVFFYHKIKHKTHLIPLKEVNLSRDK, encoded by the coding sequence ATGGAAGAAACTCAACAGCAGCAGGGGCTGCGCCGCAGCCTGAAAGCCCGTCACATGAACATGATCGCCATCGGCGGCGCTATCGGCACAGGCTTATTCGTCGCTGGCGGTGAAACGGTCAGCTCGGCCGGTCCTGGCGGTGCCCTCGTGGCTTACGCCCTCATCGGCATCATGGTTTATTTCCTCATGACGGGCCTCGGCGAAATGGCGTCGTACCTGCCGGTCAGCGGTTCTTTTGAAACCTATGCCAACCGCTATGTCGATAAATCCCTGGGCTTTGCCCTGGGCTGGAACTACTGGTTCAACTGGGCCATCACGGTAGCAGCCGAACTCGTCGCCGGCGCCCTGATCATGAAGTATTGGTTCCCCGACGTACCGGCTGCCATCTGGAGCGGCTTGTTCCTGATCATCCTCTTCGTCCTCAACTACTTGTCGACCCGTTCGTATGGCGAAAGCGAATTTATCTTCGCCGGCATCAAGGTCCTGACCGTCCTGGTCTTCCTCTTCGCCGGGACGCTGCTCATCCTGGGCCTCGGGCCGGAACCGTCGCCGGGCTTTACCAACTGGACCATCGGCGAAGCCCCCTTTGTCGGCGGCTTCACGGCCATGCTGGGCATCTTCATGGTCGCCGGTTTCTCCTTCCAGGGGACGGAAATGATCGGCATCGCAGCCGGTGAAAGTGAAGATCCGGAAAAGAACGTGCCCCGCGCCGTCCACTCCATCTTCTGGCGTATCCTGATTTTCTATTTAGGCGCCTTCACGGTCATCGGTTTCCTCATCCCCTATACGGACCCGAACCTGCTCAACACGAACATCGAAAACATCTCCATCAGCCCGTTCACGCTGGTCTTTGAACGCTTCGGCCTGGCCGCAGCCGCTTCCATCATGAACGCCGTCATCCTGACCGCCGTCCTGTCGGCAGGCAACTCGGGCCTCTACGTTTCGACGCGTATGCTCTACGCCATGGCTGAAACGGGACAGGCTCCAAAATGCTTCCTCAAGCTGAACAAGCGCGGTGTCCCGTCGTATGCCCTGTTCGCTACGGTCGTCTTCGGCCTGGCCGCTTTCCTGACGTCCCTCATCGGCGAAGGCAAAGCCTATGACTGGCTGGTCAACATCAGCGGCATGGCCGGTTTCATCACCTGGATAGGCATCGCCATCTGCCACTTCCGTTTCCGCCGGGCCTACGTCGCCCAGGGCAAGGACTTGAAAGACCTGCCTTATAAAGCCACTTGGTTCCCCTTCGGCCCCCTCCTGGCCCTGATCATGTGCATCATCGTCACGGCCGGCCAGAACTACTCGGCCTTCACAGGCGCTGAAATCGACTGGTACGGAGCCAGCGTAGCCTACATCGGCATCCCTGTCTTCTTAGCCGTCTTCTTCTATCATAAAATCAAACATAAGACCCACCTCATCCCCTTGAAAGAAGTCAATCTTTCCCGGGATAAGTAG
- the cas2 gene encoding CRISPR-associated endonuclease Cas2 — protein sequence MLVLVTYDVSTEDDAGKRRLHQVAKQCEKYGQRVQNSVFECLLQPDELMLLKHQLIKIMDENKDSIRFYNLGKKYQSKIEHYGAKNTYDPEDVLIF from the coding sequence ATGTTGGTATTAGTAACTTATGATGTCAGTACGGAAGATGATGCTGGAAAACGGCGACTGCATCAGGTGGCTAAACAGTGCGAAAAGTACGGACAGCGGGTACAGAATTCAGTTTTTGAGTGTCTGTTACAGCCAGATGAATTGATGCTGTTGAAACATCAGTTGATTAAAATTATGGATGAAAATAAAGATAGCATCCGATTCTATAACCTCGGTAAAAAATATCAATCAAAAATAGAGCACTATGGGGCTAAAAACACGTATGACCCTGAAGACGTATTGATTTTCTGA
- the cas1c gene encoding type I-C CRISPR-associated endonuclease Cas1c, translated as MRKLLNTLYVMTPETYLALENDNIIILLDEKVLGKFPLHTLEQIVYFGYKGASPALMGECAKRNIGLCFYRPNGRFLARTVGTTQGNVLLRKEQYRCSDNEIRSCQIAKYFIVGKIFNSRSVLERAKRDHPMSFDIQSLKEISSSLLRLAKEARKCCDLDSLRGYEGEAASLYFSVFDHLILQNKKIFSFKQRMKRPPKDSVNALLSFCYTILANDCASALEAVGLDAYVGFLHRDRPGRISLALDLMEELRSIYADRFVLTLINNRKINASAFERQENGAVLLNDKGRKIFLTDWQNRKKDIIKHPFLDEKIPWGLVPFVQAQLLGKVLRGDLDVYPSFLWK; from the coding sequence ATGAGAAAACTATTGAATACATTATATGTCATGACTCCAGAAACGTATCTGGCATTGGAAAACGATAATATTATTATTTTACTGGATGAAAAAGTCTTGGGGAAATTTCCACTCCATACGTTGGAACAGATTGTTTATTTTGGCTATAAAGGGGCATCTCCGGCCTTGATGGGGGAATGTGCTAAAAGAAATATAGGTCTTTGTTTTTATCGCCCCAATGGCAGGTTTTTAGCCAGAACAGTGGGTACGACGCAAGGAAATGTTTTGTTGCGAAAAGAGCAGTATCGTTGTTCTGATAATGAAATACGAAGCTGCCAAATCGCCAAATATTTTATTGTTGGAAAAATATTCAATTCCCGCAGTGTACTGGAAAGAGCCAAACGGGATCATCCTATGAGTTTTGATATACAATCTTTGAAAGAAATCAGCTCGTCATTACTTCGGTTGGCAAAGGAGGCCAGGAAGTGTTGTGATTTAGACAGCTTACGCGGTTACGAAGGAGAAGCGGCCAGCTTGTATTTTTCAGTATTTGATCATCTGATTTTACAAAATAAGAAAATTTTTTCTTTTAAACAACGGATGAAACGACCGCCTAAGGATTCTGTCAATGCGTTACTTTCTTTTTGTTATACTATTTTGGCAAATGATTGTGCTTCTGCCTTGGAAGCGGTGGGACTCGATGCTTATGTAGGCTTCTTACATCGTGACCGGCCGGGACGTATTTCATTGGCCTTGGATCTAATGGAAGAACTTCGTAGTATCTATGCGGACCGTTTTGTCTTAACATTGATAAATAATCGCAAAATCAATGCTAGTGCCTTTGAGCGACAAGAAAATGGAGCCGTATTGTTGAATGATAAAGGCAGGAAAATTTTCCTGACAGATTGGCAAAATCGTAAGAAAGATATCATCAAACATCCTTTTTTAGATGAAAAAATACCTTGGGGATTGGTGCCTTTTGTGCAGGCACAATTATTGGGAAAGGTATTACGTGGTGACTTAGATGTATATCCTTCGTTTTTATGGAAATGA
- the cas4 gene encoding CRISPR-associated protein Cas4, with product MEYDEDDFLMISGIQHFSFCPRQWALIHIDQVWDENMKTMEGNIIHENCHNPDFIEKRGEILISRGIRIASRTLGVTGQCDVVEFHRDDGGGRLYGHNGLWLPFPIEYKRGKTKDINADRLQLCCQAMCLEEMLGVSIYQGALYYHETHRREPVELTEPLRQEVRKMLEMMHDYFKRGYIPKVRPKKGCPSCSLKEICLPVICKKKSAQPYYEAMLGSDDV from the coding sequence ATGGAATACGATGAAGATGATTTTTTGATGATTTCAGGGATACAACATTTTTCATTTTGTCCTCGACAATGGGCCTTGATTCACATCGACCAGGTTTGGGATGAAAACATGAAGACGATGGAAGGCAATATTATCCATGAAAATTGCCATAATCCAGATTTTATAGAGAAGCGTGGTGAAATTCTTATTTCTCGCGGGATTCGGATTGCTTCAAGGACTTTAGGTGTAACTGGACAATGTGATGTGGTGGAATTTCACCGGGATGATGGTGGAGGGCGTTTATATGGACATAATGGCTTATGGCTTCCATTTCCTATTGAGTACAAACGAGGGAAAACAAAGGATATTAATGCAGATCGTCTTCAACTATGTTGCCAAGCGATGTGTTTAGAAGAGATGTTAGGTGTTTCTATATATCAAGGGGCTTTATATTATCACGAAACACATAGAAGGGAACCTGTTGAGCTAACAGAACCTTTACGCCAAGAAGTTAGAAAAATGCTGGAAATGATGCATGATTATTTTAAACGCGGATATATTCCCAAAGTACGGCCTAAAAAGGGCTGCCCCAGTTGTTCTTTGAAAGAAATCTGCCTACCCGTTATTTGTAAAAAGAAGTCTGCCCAACCGTATTATGAAGCTATGTTAGGAAGCGACGACGTATGA